cgttgtctgagtctgagtctgtatcTATCTTagagtctgaatctgattttgattttgccattaagCAAATATTGACATAATCTTCGtcactttcttcgcattcagcatcactccaagtttctggtTTGAGAgtctttttgtatttctcagcttttcccttctttttcttcaacaaagaacagttgggtctgatgtgtccatttttcttgcattcaaagcaaatcacatcttCATTGGACTCATCATcttcagttgatttgttttgaaacttttgtgtgttttgtttcttccaattgaatcttctttcctttttgttcaattttctgaacctccttatcataagtgctagctcttcattgTCCATATCTTCTTCCGAGTCTATAACATCAAAGttatcgttagattttaaagcaatagacTACTCAACGtcataggactgaagtgtgccaacaAGTTCATctacagagagtggcatgatcctttgtgtttcccttattgaactctttacgtgattccaatctttggagagtccacgtagcaatttgttgaccttcatgggtcctaagattggttgtccctgatactctagaccatttacaatttctataaaatgactaaacatgtcagtgatagattctcctggattcatcttgaaggcttcatactgtccgagcagaatattgattctggtttctttcactcgatctgttccttcataggtaatgtgcagtctatcccagacttctttagccgTTTCACAATAAGATATCCTGTTATACTCAGTatgagataatgcacaatataatgagtaaattgattttgcatcaagagattgtttcttggttatctcttcttaaATCATCTTGCTAGCctctacaacttcttttcctctctctaaaactgatgtagctttaggaatgattcatttttctaccacatctcattccagaggatctttcgatcttaggaatgtcttTATCTTGTTTTCCATATACTGTATTACTTTCTATCGaaataaggtggtctggtattgctttggccttcaaccaaacctggagccaacatactagccatggatctttgaTTCAGAAgtaaaaaacacttcaatttaatgagtacacaagctctgataacCTTAATCATCTCAGGCCTTCTTCTTGTCCTCTACTGtaaattgattgtaaaaacCTTTGATTGGCCGGCTGCAAATTTTTCAAACTATGTGCTTGCATGGCCAGTTTCGAAGAGTAAATTCTGTTGTAATCAAGGTGACGTAGCCTTTGTCAATTCAAGGTAGCCAAATCATTGTCTTATGTATTAATGGTTATCGAAACGCTAATTCTAATCTGTTAATCGAAGAGACCGTAATTTATCATTACTAATTTATCTTATAGAACATCATGGATTTTGGATAAATAATAAATGACAATAAAACGGGCCTCTCAGTGACCATGAACAACATTGATCCGGAAAAGGAAATCGACCGTGAATGACAATAAGAAGCACACATCAAATTACGAATTTGCATTATAGGCCACGGAGCTTGTTGACTAGCCTTTCAAGGTTGGTATGAGAAGAACCGCCCGGTCTGGTTGCtgcctcccctctctccttccactcCGCGGCCTTCTCTCTCGcctctctccccttctcccCTTCCATCAACTCCCTCACGACCCCTTcaactctccctctcttcaAACCATCACTTCCGCCATCGATCATCTCCAGCCCGATCCCCCACCTCGCGCACGCATACAGGCAGTTCATATGCTGCTCGGCGAAGAAGGGCCAGCAAACGAGCGGCACTCCCTCGCACAAGCTCTCCAGCGTGGAGTTCCACCCACAATGCGTCACGAAGCCTCCGACTGAGCTGTGGCCCAAGACCCTCTCTTGCGCGCACCACCCCACGATCAATCCTCTATCCCTTATCTCCTCCCTGAACTCTTCCGAAATCACGTCTTCCCCGCCATCGACCACGTTCGGCCTGATGACCCACAAGAAGGGGCACTTGCTATTGGCCAGTCCCCAAGCGAATTCCCTCAGTTCTTCTCGGGTCATCGTTATTAAGCTCCCGAAGTTCACGTACAGCACCGACTCGGGCTCTCTCCCGTCGAGCCAACCCAAGCATCCGCCATCTTCCCTCCATAGGCTTGATTGTATAGACTCCAACGagtttaaaaattgagaaaaattgataatcaGAGTTCAGAAAAATTGCTTGTTGTCGCTAGTTATGTCGCGCaagatcaaattggtatttctataataaatttgaaattttttaataattatctCGATATCAGCACCATTAGGGACTTGGCCAATTTGCCTCCATGTATCAAAGAGGATTAACTCAAGTTCGGGAGGAGAAGAACACTAGGAGGCCAAAACTTTCGTACTATGTTTACTTGTgtatcaaaacattttttttttcgcttacttaagtgccaaattggagtAAAATCATTCACTTAAAGTACAAGTTCCGCCAAACGTtccacatgaaattttttaatattttgaatattttgtttttgtttttattttgtttttttctttagggctGGCGAGTGTAACCGATGACCGTTGCTGGCCACAAAACCCTCACATGAGGGGCCACCTTGCCCTTGGCCGCAAAGGCACTTAGTGAGGCCATCGAGGCCTCACTAGCCACTAGTGAGGCCATGACGCCCTCACCCATGGCCTTCATGGTCAGGGCGAGGCAACTCTTGCCCAAATCTAGTCGTGAAGGCCATGGTCGAGGGCATCATGACCTTGCCAGCCTTAGGTGAGGCACCATCGCCTACAATCACCTAAAGCTAGTGAGGACTCGACAGCCTCGCTCAAGGCCTTCATAGCTGACGGCAAGGCGAGCAAGGATTGCTAGTGACCCTcgttgaccataaaaaaaaaaaagccaaaatgatgatgatgatgatgatcataataataataataataataataataataataataataataataataataataataataataataataataatgaaaaattataataatattaaaaaaattatccatgtaaTGCCAATGAATCCATGTTAAAGGACCAGTGTTGGCATGTTAGATGACCGGCGTCTACGTCGGATTTTCAGGCAAGAAAATTGgaattagcacttaagtgaacgatttttccaaatttgtagTACTCAAGTGAGCGTCATACgaaaattttggcactctttattttcttttgcccaAGTTTAGGCCATATAGCAAGTGCAGTTAGGCCATTTCATTAGCCTTCTCTTTCAACCCAAGTTGCCAAACTTGTACTTAAGTTTCGAAATTCACCGCTTAATTTTCCTTCATTATGACATTTATTTCGCTCGATTATAAGATGGAGTGTTCGAGACAACAATGTCCAGGATTTTATTTCGTGCACACTCCTTATGAACTTAGGTTACATGGACTATATATTGTTATAATGTATTTTTCGAAAGGATATTCTTTTGTATTCAAATTCTTCTGTGGAATGGATTGCGTTAGGTTTCCTCGctaatcaaattttaagataCTATATTCATTGTAGAAGGGC
Above is a window of Eucalyptus grandis isolate ANBG69807.140 chromosome 9, ASM1654582v1, whole genome shotgun sequence DNA encoding:
- the LOC104420850 gene encoding 7-deoxyloganetin glucosyltransferase-like, with protein sequence MQGIRLRDLPTFIRTANPDDIMFKYNSESVNNAFKADGVILNTFDDLEGEVVLAIKAKYPQLYTLGPLPMLHQQLLPSPNSLESIQSSLWREDGGCLGWLDGREPESVLYVNFGSLITMTREELREFAWGLANSKCPFLWVIRPNVVDGGEDVISEEFREEIRDRGLIVGWCAQERVLGHSSVGGFVTHCGWNSTLESLCEGVPLVCWPFFAEQHMNCLYACARWGIGLEMIDGGSDGLKRGRVEGVVRELMEGEKGREAREKAAEWKERGEAATRPGGSSHTNLERLVNKLRGL